The genomic DNA GACACCTGCAGAAGGAAGTCAACCATGAcagttaacaacaaaaacagcagaggtTTATCAAATATCTGTTAACTTGCAGgatgaaaacacagtttttaataGAATCActctttatgtattttaaaaacaaaaaaaaggggaaacagGACATATGATCCTGCAGAAATGTTGGGCTTTATTACAAAGGTGACAGACTCAGGTTGTATGATATAAGCATGACAAAACATGGAGGAGGACTTATTATTAGTGGTTTATACAGGATGAGAGTTCTTTTAACTTCTTTTAAACTAAGCACAGCATGGTTGGGTTTGTTTCCTCACCACAGCTCTTGGGACAGATGTTTGGTCCCTGTGAATACACTTAGCTTAAAGATTGAACCGTCTGCTTGGTTTATTCTAAAACGTTTAAGTACCGTTGGCTTTACATCTACAAACAGACCCAGCTTCGGTAGAAAACTAAACTAACTAACCAAAGCTTGTATGACTCAAGCCAGGTTATGTGGCGATACCAGTAACAATTTTCGATTTGAAGTATttattaatgaattaattattcattttgaaatattgattagtgtttttattttacatttttattttaaataaacttattaaataataaattacttatgtaatgtttgaataaataaaataatttacaaaaGGAATTTGTAAATTAATTTACAAATGCATAATTTACTGTACAATTTATgcacagaattctttattttgatgagtgtggctcttgtggtcctccataattACTGAAGGGACCAGGTAACACGTGCACTTTtaaaaagccccccccccccacaaaaacTCAGCAGTCATCTGTTATCAGAAAAATAAGAGAACTAAGTAAATTATATCTATATGTGTAGACTTAGAAGAGTCAAATGTTTGACTGAGAGCCTCATTGCTTTTATCTCATtactttttcttgttcttttaaTTATCACGCTTGATTTTGTATGAATTTAAAATTTCCACTTGCTGTTGAGACTAAATCTGTGCCCGTGCAGAGACACAAACCCAACACCAGAAGTTTCATTTTGTTCTGTTGTTGTTAAATCTCCAGTTCTTTtgatcttaaaatattttcttcgCACTAGTGTCCTCAAATTCACACATCAACCGTCACTGTCACCATGTTCATATttcacacactgaaacacacagagcatGTCTCacatgcagaaacacacacagaaacctctgatCTCAACTTTTTTCACAGTTTCTTGCCACAAAAGCCAGTCATAGACAAAGTTAAATGTGGAATTTTAATGTGGGCTGCAACTCTAGTCTCAGCATAGAATGTTTTTAGTTTCTTGCTAGAGCCAGTTCCTATGTCACACTGGAATTCAGCCTCAACTTATGATGTTAGTATCTCGCGCCGAAAACCAGACACCGACAaaatttaatgtgaaaatacGTGTAACTTAGCGAACAGATTAATTTAGAATTTCCAATATGCACATTTGGTATTTATAATACAAAAGGCTGTGCTTACCTTTTTATATTCGGACCGGTCCTCTGCTCGCCTCGCCTCACGCTCTCACCACAAGCCAAATCTGCCTTCCTCAGCACACCAAAGACCCGGGTCACGCGGCACCAAGTTTGAAGAATTAAGAGAACAATTGATGAACATAATAGGTTATGGAGGCGTAGCAGGGAAAGgtgttttgtttacttttttacaGGAGATTTCAGGACAACAGCGACCACAGGGGTGGCGAGAATCCCGGAAGCCCAAGACCGAACGGAACCAACCAGAGAAAGGGGGACCCAAAAAAGAAGCACAGAGCACAGAGAACCACAGTTCcagaaaatgtgttgtttaggAGATTAAAAGCTCGTTAGACACAGGTTAAATGTGAGCATAAAAGTAATGAAGAGTAATGAGAGGGACTTTAGGAATAGTTGCAGGATTTCTATGTTATGTAAATTGCCCAAACACAGTGTTCAGGCCGGATATGCGCTACCCGTTAAAGGGGGTGACAAACCAGGAGTAAACTTTTTAAAGAGGAATAGGGGTAACTCTATAGAGGCTGTTTGACTCAAGAGTGACAAAAGTAATGTAGGACCTTTTACCAGGAAAAGCTAATTATATCTGTTCCTAGTTCACAGTAGTTATTGGGGGAGTCAGTTAATTAGGTTAACTAATAGAAATATGGTGACCTTTCTGGGGAAAGGTCAAAAGGGGGAAACTGTtaagcattaaaaatatatatatatttcttattttctgattatattgttttatgtattaaTATGAGAGGCCTTTAGAAACTGAGCTCAGAGGAGACAAGACTAGGTTAAGGGTGACAGGTTGCCCTGGCAACAGACCTCAGAAAGGGGAAGTTATTGCAAGCTGCACCGGAAATttgacacaaagaaaagaggaacttgTACCATATAAGGAAACTGTGTGACGTGTGAAGTACCAAAATAACACCATATGAGACACATGTTGAGCTTCGAATGTTAGAGTTTCTGCAACTGGCTTTGGGCTGTGCAGGGCTCTCTCTtccggaagatgattgaataaatatataaatgttttgaccactctgagtcgggttttctctgttctatcatGGGGATCAAAGAATCGGGTTTAATACATCCATTTAAGTAGAATTACATGTTTTCGCTGTAAGCATAGAAATTCGATTTCAACAGCATCCGGGTCTGGAAAAATATATTGGCTTCATCCTGAGTCTGTGTTGTTAGTTTAGTTAGTTATATATGCATTTTAgttattgttatattttaatCCTAGTTTAATATTAGTGAAGTTGTGTTTAGTTTCCTCATTTCTACATTCATTCAATATTTGTTACTTTCCGTTGGTTCctatttttctttgtcagttAAAATCTCTGTGTGATTTGGAGTTTGGCTTTCTCACCCTTGATTGTCTCTTGTCACTTTCCTATGTCTCACCTAACCATGACTGAGACTGTGCTAAGTGTACCTCAGCTAGCTATCTCTCAGACTCAGTTTTTGGTGGTGAAGGATAGCACATTATGTGTCAATTATGGGAGAGACATGAGCATGTATCATtgccagtggaactgggtcACTAGTGTCTACTGGTGATGTGTTTGTTGACAGATGTAGTAGGATGAATTGTGAAGTTTACAGGCTATACTTTGGTAAGATTCagaaaaatgcagcaaaacTGATCAGATGGCACTTTGCAGCCAAAATAGATAATGACCCACAGCAAAGGCAACCCAAAAGTTCATCAGGACAAATAAATTTGATATTCTTCAAGCCAGTCACTTGAATTGAACCCAACAGAGCACAACAGTGCTATTCAGTTATTAAATGCATTGATTGTTGCATTTTAAATTCCAACATGGTGGTGTACAGAAGCAAAATTACAAAGAATTGGTCATTATCCAATAAGTTATGGACCTAACTATAGCATTGCAAGCATCCAAATATTTAGCTGaactttgcttaaaaaaaagcgTGTTAGAACTCAACATTCATTTAGATCATTGCCTCAACATCATCACATTTTTACAATTTtctgacatttgttttgtttatttacccCTTCAGATTTTCCATATCAACATGTCTGTAAGGATGAAGAGGATTTCACAGACCAGCAGGTGGATAACAAGGAGAAGAGCCACATTATGAACCAGGAGGATCCAGGGACTCTGCAGATTAAAGAAGAACACGAGGAACTCTACACCAGCAAGGAGGGAGAGCAGCTCGTACTGAAGCAGGAGACTGAAACCTTTCTTGTAACTCTTGGTTATGATGAAGGTGACCACAGTGATTCAGAGCCACACAGTGATCAGCTCCTTTCTCACAGCTCTCCTGAACCAGAGAGTCAAGATCAGGAAAAAAGTAAGCACATCAACTCAGAATCAACTCGATATGCGGAGCTGAATAAGAAGACATATGACACGAATAACAGAAACAGAGTGGAAAATTCTCTATTGTCAGAGACTCAGTGTAAATCTGAGATAAGTAAAAAGTCTGCAAAATGTGAGATTTGTGGAAAAACCTTTCATGATAAATCCAACCTAACGAGACATCTGAGatcacacacaggtgagaaacctTATTCTTGTACCACCTGCGGGAAAGGATTCAGTAGGAAATCAGGATTGGAGACTCACGTAAGAATCCACACAGATGAGAAGCCATATTGTTGTAACACTTGTGGAAAAAGATGTAGTCAGATGATACATTTGAAAAATCACATTAGAatccacacaggtgagaaaccatATTCTTGTAGTACCTGCGGGAAAAGTTTCAGTCAGCTAATTAACCTTAAAACTCACATgagaattcacacaggtgagaagccataTTCTTGTAGCATCTGTGGAAAAGAGTTTTGTGCTTTGTCAGCATTCAACAGACATATGCGAATTCACACAGATGATAAGCCACATTgttgtagcacctgtgggaaaagatttagAGACCAATCGACATTCAAAAAACACATGACAATTCATACAGGTGAGAAGCCTTATTCTTGCATCACCTGTGGAAAAAGATTTGGTCATAAACCAACAATGGAAAGACATCAGAGaagtcacacaggtgagaaactaCATTCTTGTAGTACCTGTGGAAAAGGATTCAGTCAGATGATAAACTTGAAAATTCATATgagaattcacacaggtgagaagccacatTGTTGTAGCACCTGTGGAAAAAGATTCATTCAGATGATACACTTGAAAAGACACATGAGATTTCACACAAGTTGAAAATTTCACATAAAATGTGGAATACCTGTTAGTTGTAAAAGTGGGTTTATGGCAGGGCCAATGCAGGCAAGCAGGCAAATTActcaaaaggttgattctgttcatctggacgtagcgttttcagtggaagaaaccATCTGTCACTCATCACTACTCATCAGAGAGTAAAatgacaatttttaaaaatgaggatGAGAGGAGATATTTATCTCATATTTGGAAAGTTCTTCTGCAGTGggaattataataataataataataataataataataataataataataataataataataataaggtgTCTGAATAGCATATATAATAAGATATGATATAAAATGATAGGTGTATTGTTTTATGTTGTAGaggtgatttattttttaattttttaattttttacaaaATATCTGCAAGTGATACAAGTGAAAAAGGaggacatgaaaaaaaaaaagttttttttgtagCCAGGATTTGGTACCCTGGTCATTCAATAGGGAGGTTAAACTTTTGCCTCAACCTCTCTTCTTGATTAATTGTTTAGTTATATTGCTTCTTAGTGtgagttatatatttaaaaagtttcaGCAAAATTTGTGCTATTTTTTCTGATGTGTAATCTCTAAAACAtgaagcaaaaaacaaagagaatttTTTTCTAAGTGTTGTCATTGTTTTGGATATTCAGtcaactttttaaatttaatgtagaTTTTCTACATTAGCACACAGTCTAATCTGCTGCCTTGTATTTAAATAATTGGGTGTAATCCTTTACAGAGTTACTGTAATTAGATTACAATTTCCCTATAAACAGTGTTATGACATAGCATGGATGCTGGAGGTGGTAGTCCACCTTTTTAAGAAGAGGTACCAGAGGTTGTGTTCAGGGTGATCACACTTAGCCTCCCTGGAAAGGTATATGCCTGGACACTGGAGAGGAGAGTCTGCCTGTTAGTTGAAACCAGGATTCTGAATTCTGAAACCACGATCAGGAACGATGCAGATTTCTTCCTGATCGTGGAAAAGTGGATTTGCTCTTGATTTTCTTGAGGATATTTAAAGATGTGTGGAAGTTTACCAACCAGTCTTGATGTGATTTGTGGAGTTGAAGGAGGCATTTTCGCATTTTCCCTTGGAACCCTGTTTTGGATGGATAAGACTgagaatatatttaaaaaaaatatcaccatCCTGTCCACTACCCCACGTTTTTCCCAACTACTGTTAGAACATTCCTTGAAAAAGTTGTAGTGTGTTAGTGCTTAAGTCTGTGAATCTCCTGTGTGAAATTAAATATCCTTATGCATTATCTTGCTTCTGGGTCTGTCCTTAGTCCTCTTTGGAAACTCATTATCACATCGTTAGCCTTACTGGTTTTGAGTTGTAAAATTCAGACAAAGTTTCGTTTTTAAAGAATCAATGTTTTGTTGGACACAAACAGAGGCAGAACTAAacttaacaaaaagcgagccttttaTTGTGACTGATTACAAGCATAAACCAAACAGGAAAACCAACTAGACAAGAAACTAATCATAAAACCTAAAGTGGGAAAATTAACACATGAAAACCTGGAACACTTGGAAATACCTTGAAAACACAGGAACACGAAAGAGGATTAACTGGTGGTCTGACAAAAGGCTGAGGAAGACAGAGACAATGTATACACTAAAGGGTGACGAGGAAAGTGGAAACACAAAGGATGAAGTGAAGGATGAAACGCAAAGGGGAGGAACGTGGGAGGGCGAGGGAGCCAGAAACATGGAGAGAgacacaaatatgaaaacaaacatgagACAGAGAAGGAATAAACATAGACATGACTTGGGAAACATACATAGAGGACATGACAGACTCTCACAAGAGACACAAGGATGAGACAAAGACAAGACAACATaagaagaaatacaaaaaactcAGACATAAAAGATTTGGACTCAAGACTAAACTGTATAAACTTGAACTTAAAACATCTTCATAAAGCAACAGAAAGAATACTGAAT from Pelmatolapia mariae isolate MD_Pm_ZW linkage group LG18, Pm_UMD_F_2, whole genome shotgun sequence includes the following:
- the LOC134616978 gene encoding zinc finger protein 501-like — translated: MKCKEEEGLDDQQVWIQQENSSLDQEDPEAPRIKEEQEEISTNQGEGEQLKLKEEAESEDEQLKLSDDMWKPEINLHSTDFPYQHVCKDEEDFTDQQVDNKEKSHIMNQEDPGTLQIKEEHEELYTSKEGEQLVLKQETETFLVTLGYDEGDHSDSEPHSDQLLSHSSPEPESQDQEKSKHINSESTRYAELNKKTYDTNNRNRVENSLLSETQCKSEISKKSAKCEICGKTFHDKSNLTRHLRSHTGEKPYSCTTCGKGFSRKSGLETHVRIHTDEKPYCCNTCGKRCSQMIHLKNHIRIHTGEKPYSCSTCGKSFSQLINLKTHMRIHTGEKPYSCSICGKEFCALSAFNRHMRIHTDDKPHCCSTCGKRFRDQSTFKKHMTIHTGEKPYSCITCGKRFGHKPTMERHQRSHTGEKLHSCSTCGKGFSQMINLKIHMRIHTGEKPHCCSTCGKRFIQMIHLKRHMRFHTS